The Nycticebus coucang isolate mNycCou1 chromosome 8, mNycCou1.pri, whole genome shotgun sequence genome has a window encoding:
- the LOC128591324 gene encoding endogenous retrovirus group K member 19 Env polyprotein-like produces the protein MRNHPSGFQTDWSSRLPRKKQRRRRRQRLLRNLTRRLEKVKVNSPIANKITWMQIKTLTQQAKQLLLSQGKSLTPCMYFIAFLTLISSPKVESTAYWAYVPNPPLLHPVGWFDQESIKILTNDTLRLGGFQDSESRGHASSFVNFTGRADSLPICLTLKGRAPPFCLQTSFRVFLTDAPDPNDPAAYFTRGVPDCHSCADLSTFLVPSPCFPSDWSPPTGWSAAQTSLCNEKATAILVYLDGNTPVTVTQTQHQP, from the exons atgcGGAATcacccatctggattccagaccgactGGTCAAGCCGGCTCCCCCGGAAAAAGCAACGCAGGAGGAGGCGCCAGCGGCTTCTGCGGAacctcacccgccgcttggagaaagTGAAAGTAAACTCGCCAATCGCGAACAAAATCACCTGGATGCAAATTAAGACTCTTACCCAACAAGCCAAACAACTACTACTTTCCCAGGGAAAATCCCTAACTCCTTGcatgtattttatagcttttttaaCTCTCATTTCAAGTCCCAAAGTAGAAAGCACCGCCTACTGGGCGTATGTTCCCAATCCACCTTTGCTTCATCCTGTTGGCTGGTTTGATCAGGAGTCGattaaaattttaactaatgACACCCTCCGTTTAGGAGGCTTTCAAGATTCAGAATCGCGGGGCCACGCCTCCTCCTTTGTTAACTTTACAGGTAGAGCAGACTCGCTCCCCATTTGTCTTACTCTCAAGGGAAGGGCACCACCGTTTTGCCTGCAAACCAGTTTCAGAGTGTTTCTGACGGACGCTCCTGACCCCAATGACCCTG ctgcatacttcacccgtggtgtgccagactgtcattcctgcgccgacctctcaactttcctcgttccttctccctgctttccctcggactggagcccaccgacagggtggtccgcggcacagAC TAGCCTTTGTAATGAAAAGGCAACAGCGATTCTCGTGTACCTTGATGGGAACACGCCAGTGACTGTAACACAGACACAACACCAACCCTAG
- the LOC128591325 gene encoding 5'-nucleotidase domain-containing protein 2-like has translation MRRLVHDLLPPEVCSLLNPAAIYANNEISLRDVEVYGFDYDYTLAQYADVLHPEIFSAARDILTEHYKYPEGIRKYDYNPNFAIRGLHYDIQKSLLMKIDAFHYVQLGTAYRSVLTLP, from the exons ACCTCCTGCCCCCTGAGGTCTGCAGTCTCCTGAACCCAGCAGCCATCTACGCCAACAACGAGATCAGCCTGCGTGATGTCGAAGTCTATGGCTTCGATTACGACTACACACTGGCCCAGTATGCAGATGTGCTGCATCCTGAGATCTTCAGTGCTGCCCGTGACATCCTAACTGAGCACTATAAG TACCCAGAGGGGATTAGGAAATATGACTACAACCCCAACTTTGCTATCCGTGGCCTCCACTATGACATTCAAAAG AGCCTTCTGATGAAGATTGACGCCTTTCACTATGTGCAGCTGGGAACAGCCTataggtcagtgctgactctgcccTGA